The genome window GCATTTCAGCGGCGAGCTTCTGGGCCGTTTCGAGCGTCCACGGGCCGGCTTGGCGGCCATCGCGCTGACCACCGACAGCTCGACCTTGACGGCGGTTGCCAATGACTACGCGTATGACGAAGTGTTCGCGCGTCAGGTGCAGGCACTGGCGCGCGCGGGCGATGTGCTGGTCGTCCTGTCCACCAGTGGCAACTCGGCGAGCATCCTGCGGGCGGTCGAGGTGGCGCAGGCCGCAACGGTGCCGGTCGTGGCGCTGACCGGGCGTGACGGCGGCAAGCTGGCGGGTATCCTGGGTGCCCGGGATCTGGAGATTCGTGTGCCGACCAGCTCCACTCCACGGATCCAGGAAGTACACATCCTTGCCCTGCATTGCCTGTGCGAGCTGATCGACGAGGCGCTCGCGTCGTGAGCGAGGCGCCCCCGCGCTACGCCAGCAAGCTGGTCGCCGACACCATCGACCTGCGGCGACGTCTGCCCGCCCTGCTGAGGCCGCTGGTATTCACCAATGGCTGTTTCGACATCCTGCACGTCGGGCATGTGGACTATCTTGACCGAGCAGCGGCGCTGGGGGCGAGCCTGGTGGTTGGCGTCAACAGCGATGCCTCGGTACGGCGCCTGGAGAAGGGTGCCGACCGCCCGGTCAACCCGCTGGCCGAGCGCATGGCGGTGCTGGCGGCGCTTGAATCAGTGAGCCTGGTGGTAGCCTTCGATGAAGACACGCCGTTGAACCTGATCCACCTGATGCGTCCGGAGTATCTGGTCAAAGGCGGCGATTGGCCGCTGGAAGCCATTGTCGGGGCCGATTTTGTTTCCAACTACGGGGGCGCTGTGCATTCCCTGCCGTTTCGGCATGCCCGCTCAACCAGCGACTTGCTGCGGCGCGTCCGCGGCCAGGGCTGAAGCATAAGTCAGCCAGGCTTCAGGGACGGACGCGCGCGGCAAGCCGTCGTCTGTCAGCGCCAGTTATAGCCCAGTCCCAGGGCGTATTCGTGGTGGGTCACTTGTGCCGGTCCTAACACCGAGACGCCTCGCAGCTGTTCACGAAAGCCTCGGAAAAAAGAAACCGTTACTTCGTCGCCATTGCGGCGGCGCCAGGTCGCGCCAGCATGGACCGAGCGCTCCATGATGCCGGGGTTGAGCAGGGCAAAGCTGATCTGGTCGCTGCCGACCGGACTTTCGCTGTAGTTGAAACCGGCGCGCAGAGTCAGGCGCGGATCGAATGCATAGCGCAGACCCAGCCGGTAGATATCCTGGTTGTTCCAGCCAAAGCCGTAGCCACCCGGCTTGCCCAGCAACTGCCCGGGCGTTGGCGCGGTGCCGGCCAGCGGGCCCGGGTTGCCATAGTCGCGCGTGGCCGCGTAAAAGGTCCGTTGCCAGTCGAGGGCAATCGTGACCGCCGGGGTGGCGTGCCAGGCCAGGCCCAGGTTGACTTCCCCCGGCTGATCGAAGGCGCCATGATCGGGTAGCAGGTTGCGGTACTCGCGCATGCGGGTGCTTTTCAGCGGCGTGGTGGCGCCGACTCCAAGGTCCAGCCGGTTGTTCGCCTGCCATAGCCAACCGAAGCGTAAACCGATGGCCAGGCTCTTGCCCGTGCCTTCGTTGGTCAGGCCCGCCGGTTCCCGCGCCGGCAAGCCGCCAGGCAGTGCGCACGCGGGATCGGCGGCGCCCTGAGGCGTGACACAGCCGAACAGGGCCAGGCCTTCGGCCTTGAAAGTTTGCAGTCCGAACACCAGGCCGACACCCAGCGCATGCTGGTCATTGACCCGCATGGCAAAGCTTGGCACCGCCAGCATGCTGATCTGGCTGATGGATAACTCCTCGGTATGGGGAATGCCGGTCGGGCTGCCACCCCCGGCGGCAAGGTCGAGGAAACTTGGTTGGAAGTGGTTACCAATACCGCCGTTGCCGTAAAGGGCGAAGCCAATCGCTTTGTTGGCGCCAATGCCGTGACGCCAGGCAAGGCCGGGGGCGGGGAACCAGTGCAAGTCAGTCGGTACCTGCACCGAGCCGATGTCAACCTTGGTCCACGGACTGTAAAGCGTCACCGCTGCCGTGATCTGGTCATCCACCACCGCCAGGCCAGCCACGTTGTTATGTACCGTGAGTGCGTCTTCGGGCAGCGCCGTGCCACCACCACCCATGGCCAGCGCCTTGGGGCTGTAGCCCGGCAGGTAAGCGCCGTTGGTGGCGTTGACGGTCATGGCGTTACTGCCCAGCAGCAGGCCGATCAGGGCGGCGGCGACCGGCATCCGGCTGAATGCGGGCAACCAGGCACTGGGGCGCGCGTCCTTGCGCGTTTGGGTCTCCATGACAACTCCGTATAGCCAGGTTTGGGCGCCTGCAAGGGCGCCATTCTTGTGGTTAATCGACCGATACTGCCGTCCATACGCAGCACAGGGCGGAAGGCTGACGGCGACCGAATGGCAAGCGGGATCTAAAAGTGGACCTTGAAGCGGCTGTGGTCGAAGCCGAATGGCACCGTTGGCTGGTGGTGCGATTCCACGGCCAGCGATACCTCCATCAAGGCCAGCGCCAGATTAAGCAAATGCTGCTCGCGCTCGGGCAAGTCCGGCCACGGCTGGGTCTTCAGGTAGCCCTGAATGGCATCCAGGCGGGGCAGGACCGCATCGTACAGCGCCTGCAATTCGCTGAACGGCCCCTTCAGGCGTTCGGAATGGCGTTCGCGTTCGGTCGGCAGCGCGAACCGGTCGGCATACATTTGCAGGTCGGCAAAGGCGTCCGGTAGGGGGTGTGGCATCACTCAGGCCTCCCCGTTTACCCAGCGCAGCACATTGCTGTACTGGTGGCGCACGGCGATTTCCATCATGGGACTGGTGGTCAGGTGCTTTAGCACACCGGACTTCAGTGCCTTGTGGGTGGTCTCCATGGTGCTCAGATCCTCATACAGCAGATCGCGCAGCAGCACCTTGGTGTGTTCCTGGGCGATGCGCTGGCCGACGTCGGCAGCGGCGAACTGATAGATGTCCATCGACCACTCGGTTTCGTCGGCGCTGACCGGCCAGAAGTTGTACGTGAAATACCAGCCTGGACCGACATCGACGAAGAAATTCGGGAAGAACACGTTGATGTCGAAGTACCAGCGTGGATCGTCGCTGGGGTTGGTGCCGGGCAGGCGCGGCGCCTGTTCGTTGGCGGCGAAACTCGCGCCCAGCTGCCAGGCGGCGCCGCAGACCGGTGTGACATCCACGCGGCTGGCCATGCGGTTGCTGGCGGAGTGATGCGGTGGGTAGAAGCGGGCCGAGGCCAGCGTGTTGAACTCCTCACGCAGGTCGATCGGGATCGAGCAGCCCGGCAGCGAGCGGGCGTGCACCATGCCCACGTGATAGGTCTCGTGGAAAGCGTCGATGAAGGTCTTCCAGTTCACCGCCACGCGCGCGCTGTAGCGGGCCACGCGCTCCATCTGGTCGAATGGGTAGCCGTCGATCTGCTGGCCAAGACCGCCCAGGAATTCAGCCAGCGGCCACTGGGGCTGGGCGTTCCAGTTCACGAAAACGAACCCATTCCAGGTGTTACAGGTGACCGGCACCAGGGCCATGCGTGATTTGTCGATGTCGGGAAAATATTCGTCGGCCGGCAGCGCGCGCAGGCTACCGTCCAGGTCGAAGGTCCAGCCGTGATAGCCACACACGAAGGTACGTGTGTTGCCCTCGCAGCCGTAGCGGGCGGCGATCTGGTTGCCACGGTGGGTGCAGATATTGTGAAACGCCCGCAAAGCACCGTCCCGGCCGCGTACCAGCAGCACCGAAGCGTTCCAGATCTCGACCTCGAATACCTTGAAGTCGCCAACATTTGGCAGGTCTTCCGTGCGGCACAGGTTGAGCCAGGCGCGCTTGAAAATGGCCTCCCGTTCGCGCTCGAAAAACTCCGCCGAGACGTAGGGCTCGACCGGGATCGGGCCATCGACCAGCGTCGGTGCATCAGTCGTGATGCGGGTAGCGAGTTCAGGGTTGATCGCGTTCATGGTCGCTCCTCCGGATGGGCAACACAGCGGCCAGACAGGTTTATTAGCCTCGGCGTGTCTGCTCGAAGGTGGCAGGCTTGTCGGGGCTGAGCGCGATTCGCTGGCATCGACCGCGCGCTTGAGCATACTAGATCAGCTGCCCAGGGTTGAGTACAGGACAGGACAGGGGATCTTTGGCCCAACCCGCCCACTAATCCGTTGCGATCGTTGTGTTGCTAAAGTCCCTGTCACGCCCGGCGTTCATCCTGGGCGCAAGGCCGCAGTTTAAGGAGACGCTGAAGTATTTGGTGTTTCCCGCAGTGCACGGATGCGCTGCCAATATCTGTGGCTGTAAGCCACTGATTTTGTGAGTCATCGGAAAACCACGCTTTTCCGATGACGGGCGCTGAGAAATCCAGGAGGGATTTATTCAGCGCTTCCTTAAACTGGTGCCCAAATCCCTACGATCGCCCTGGCCCGTCGCATCCCCCCTGGAGAACGACATATGACTGACCGCATCGGGCAGATGCACAAGCTGGTCGATTATTTCGTCGGCTATAACGCCACCCGCTTTATCGAGCTGGGCGTCGACACCGGGCTGTTTGGTGCGCTGGCGGCCGCAGCCGATGGCATTACGCCGGTGGCGCTCGCGGCGCAGCAAGGGCTGAATGCGGAGTATCTGCGCCATTTTCTGCAAACAGGCTATGCACTGGAATTGCTGGAGCAGGACGACGGCCATTACCGACTGGCGCCGCACATGGCGGCACTGCTGGCGCGCCCGGAGCACAACAGTTATTTGGGTGCGCTGGCCGGCTTTCATCATGTCAGTGGGCGGGATTTCGATCGCATGGCCCAGTTGCTGCGCAGCGGTGATGCCTACACCTTCCAGCAGCATGATGCGGATTTCATCGATGGCGTAGCGAAGGTCACGGCCGGCATCGCCGGCTTTGTCGTCGGCAGCATCCTGCCCG of Immundisolibacter sp. contains these proteins:
- a CDS encoding SIS domain-containing protein — its product is MDPITLVADQFRASAKIKRNCADALAPVIALAGALLADCLRAGGKLLVCGNGGSAADAQHFSGELLGRFERPRAGLAAIALTTDSSTLTAVANDYAYDEVFARQVQALARAGDVLVVLSTSGNSASILRAVEVAQAATVPVVALTGRDGGKLAGILGARDLEIRVPTSSTPRIQEVHILALHCLCELIDEALAS
- a CDS encoding OmpP1/FadL family transporter, encoding METQTRKDARPSAWLPAFSRMPVAAALIGLLLGSNAMTVNATNGAYLPGYSPKALAMGGGGTALPEDALTVHNNVAGLAVVDDQITAAVTLYSPWTKVDIGSVQVPTDLHWFPAPGLAWRHGIGANKAIGFALYGNGGIGNHFQPSFLDLAAGGGSPTGIPHTEELSISQISMLAVPSFAMRVNDQHALGVGLVFGLQTFKAEGLALFGCVTPQGAADPACALPGGLPAREPAGLTNEGTGKSLAIGLRFGWLWQANNRLDLGVGATTPLKSTRMREYRNLLPDHGAFDQPGEVNLGLAWHATPAVTIALDWQRTFYAATRDYGNPGPLAGTAPTPGQLLGKPGGYGFGWNNQDIYRLGLRYAFDPRLTLRAGFNYSESPVGSDQISFALLNPGIMERSVHAGATWRRRNGDEVTVSFFRGFREQLRGVSVLGPAQVTHHEYALGLGYNWR
- the rfaE2 gene encoding D-glycero-beta-D-manno-heptose 1-phosphate adenylyltransferase, whose product is MSEAPPRYASKLVADTIDLRRRLPALLRPLVFTNGCFDILHVGHVDYLDRAAALGASLVVGVNSDASVRRLEKGADRPVNPLAERMAVLAALESVSLVVAFDEDTPLNLIHLMRPEYLVKGGDWPLEAIVGADFVSNYGGAVHSLPFRHARSTSDLLRRVRGQG
- a CDS encoding SRPBCC family protein, with the protein product MNAINPELATRITTDAPTLVDGPIPVEPYVSAEFFEREREAIFKRAWLNLCRTEDLPNVGDFKVFEVEIWNASVLLVRGRDGALRAFHNICTHRGNQIAARYGCEGNTRTFVCGYHGWTFDLDGSLRALPADEYFPDIDKSRMALVPVTCNTWNGFVFVNWNAQPQWPLAEFLGGLGQQIDGYPFDQMERVARYSARVAVNWKTFIDAFHETYHVGMVHARSLPGCSIPIDLREEFNTLASARFYPPHHSASNRMASRVDVTPVCGAAWQLGASFAANEQAPRLPGTNPSDDPRWYFDINVFFPNFFVDVGPGWYFTYNFWPVSADETEWSMDIYQFAAADVGQRIAQEHTKVLLRDLLYEDLSTMETTHKALKSGVLKHLTTSPMMEIAVRHQYSNVLRWVNGEA